TTTCAATCTGTCGGCCCGGCAACCAGTGTTATCGATGTGCTGCAAACTCAACCGACCATTGATTTTCGCGGGGAATCAAGTCTTGATCCAGGGGTGGATTCCATTTTTCTCCGTGGTTTTGACTCCAAGCGCTTTGTCACCGCCATTGACGGGTTGACCGTCCAGAGAACGGGAGGTCGTAAAAGCAGTAATATTGTCGACTATGGGGCCCTGCCCACATTTCTGTTTGATCGCATTGAAATTCTGCCCGGACCTCACACCGCGTTGTTTGACAGCAGGGCCATCGGCGGTGTCATTAATATGAAAATGAAGCAACCGGAGGCCAGGGAAAGTTTCAAGCCTGATGTAACGTTTTCCTCAAGCTACGGTTCCTACGACACCATGCAAAATGTAGTGTCCGCCAGAGGCGCTTTGCATAATTTGACTTATGATGTGGGCTATCGCCTGTATTCGACCGATGGGTACCTGCGGCACAGTGAAACGGAAATTGAAACCACCTATGGTCGGCTCGGTTATCTGCTGCCTGGGGACGGTTTTGTGACCCTCAGTGCCAGCATGACCGAAACTGAACGTGACGTAGCTGTTAACAATCCCGGAACATTATTCGGGGATTATGACAACGATTACCCTGATGTCGATGGCAGTGTCTTTGACGTCTATCAGGACCCGACCTGGGATGGTGATTCCTATAATTACCGGCTTGATTTCAACCAGCCGACCTCCTATGGAACCATCACCTTTAATGCCTATGCCGGCAAGGACAATCGTAAACGTCTCTATTACGAGACTGTCGGAGCAACAGAGCTTTCCAGGATGGATACCGATTGGTGGCAAAAGGGCGGCAAACTTCAAAATGAATATACCTGGCGCAATGATCAGGTTACGACCTTTGGTTATGATATGGTCTGGCTGTCTGATAATGGCGGCGTAAATGATGAAAAAATCGAGCGTGTCAAAAAACTGGCCGGTTTTGCTCAGCACAAATTCACGATAGCGGAAGTCTTCGATATGACCTTTGGTATTCGTCATGAAGATGTATCTACAAAGATCTTCAACGATCTCGACGGTAAATTTTATATTCCCGGCCGCGGTTATTATATTGATCGTGACTTTAGCGCCTGGGTGCCGAAATCACTGACTACCTGGCGGATGGATCACCTTTCACCGGCGTTTCGTGATACATCACTTTCTCTTGGCATCAGCCGCATCTGGCGTGCGCCTGATTATCACGGCGACTATAATCCCCAGGGCAGACCGGCCGGTGCCTGGCTTGAACCTGAAGACGGCATCGGCTATGATTTGATTTTTAACCGCAGACTGGCCGGTGATATTCAGTTAAAAAGCAATTTTTCCTTTTACAATATTGAGAACTTTATTGCCTCAAATCGGACGTATTCCAAATATTCCGGAGGGAGTGCCGGTGCAAACCGTTTCAGCGATTATAAAATCAATCTTGAAGAGGTGTACCGCTACGGGTTTGATCTGGAATTGGGCGGACATATCATAGATACGCTTTCCTTTTATTTGGCCTATTCCTGGCAGGATTTTGAAAACCAGGGCGATGAACCTGCCGGGCAGGAAGAACTGGATCAGAGAGCGGAACATCGTATTAAGACTGGTCTGCGCTACTCGCCATGGGAGCGGACCACTTTTATGATCGATTACCAGTATCAAAGTGATGAAGTGACGGAAGTTTCGGAAGAGATAGCCAATGATGTCTGGAATTTCAGAGAAGTACAGATCGATGCCTATCAAACCGTTGATCTGGCTGTGGAACAGATCCTGTTTCAGCAAAAAGGTATTTTGCGGGACATGAAGCTGAAGCTGTATATCCAAAATCTCTTTGATGAAACCTACTGCGACACTTCCGGCTATCCGGCAACGGACATGACATTTGGAGTAAACCTGAGCTTCCGGCTCTAAACCTTAATTCCCATGCCGACCGCATTCGATTATACTTATCGGATTCGGTCGGCACAGGTTGCGTTCTGCCTCTGAAATATGTGGCCTTTTCAAGTAATAAAAAGGAGAATCCGGTCAATGAACAGATCAAACCCATTTTCAAAGGCCATTGAAGCCGACCGGAAGATATACCGGCACATGATCAGAAAAAGGACGGCCTTGACGGCGGCTCTTTTTGCCCTGACAATCATCCTGGTTCTGGTCAATATCTCCCTGGGATCAACCGACATTTCCCTTTCGAAAATCATCACTATCCTTTTTACAGGAAAGGGGGACGGGCATACCCCCATGATCGTTCTGGATATCCGGCTGCCCATGGCATTGATGGCTCTTGCCGTCGGCGCCTGTCTCGGGCTTGGCGGCTGCGAGATCCAGACCATCCTGCGCAACCCCATTGCCAGCCCCTACACTCTTGGCATTACCCATGCCGCCTCGTTCGGCGCTGCCCTGGGGCTTATTCTGGACGCAAATGTCCTGAATGTTTCCGAGGCCGTCATGGTGACCAGCAATGCGTTTTTCTTTGCTTTGCTGGCATCCGTCCTGGTTTATGCTTTTTCTTTAAGGTCCGGGTCAAGCAAAACCTCCATCATCCTTTTCGGTATTGCCCTGAATTTTATGTTTGCCGCCCTGACCATGGTTCTGCAATACGTGGCTGATGACGAAGACCTCCAGAGCCTGGTATTCTGGAACATGGGCAGTATGCTGAAAACGACCTGGGTCAAATTCTGGCTGGTGTTCATTGTCCTGATTCTATGCTCTGTGGTGCTTTATAAAAATGCATGGAAACTGACAGCCATGAGTCTTGATGATACCAAGGCACGCAGTCTGGGAGTTAATACCCACAAAATAAGGCGCATGGTGATTTTGTTGACCTCTTTGCTGACCGCCTTTGCCACCTGCTTTGTCGGATCCATAGGTTTTGTGGGCATCATTGCCCCCCATATCGCCCGTTATCTGGTTGGGGAGGATCAGCGTTTTTTGCTGCCGCTTTCCGGGTTGGTAGGCGCCCTGGTGGTCAGCTTTGCTTTTGTTGTCAGCAAGGTGGTTATCCCGGGAGTAATTTTGCCCATCGGGCTTGTAACTGCCATCATAGGCATCCCTATCTTCCTGTCCATAATTTTCAACAAGATGAGGATAATGTAATGCTCAAATTGCAGCAACTCGGTTTTGCTTATAAGCGCGGCAAAACCAGTCATTCGGTATTCAGCGATCTGAACCACACCTTTACGCATGGCATCAATGTTATTCTCGGTCCCAACGGCGCGGGAAAAACCACTTTGCTCCAATCTATTTTCGGACTGCTGCCGTATAAAGGAACCATATATTACGGGGAAAAAAATGTAACGGCCATGCAACAGGAGGAAATTATCCGGCTGATGTCCTATCTGCCGCAGATGGATATTGAGACATCCATGCTTTCGGTGCTGGAAATGGTGCTCCTGGGGAGACTGCCCGGTCTGGGATATAAGGTGAAAGATGAAGACCTATCTGTGGTGATGGATACGCTGCGCACCCTGAATATCGTATCACTAGCGGAGCGGAACTTCAGTGAACTGAGCGGCGGTCAGAAAAAAATGGTGTTTATTGCCCAGACCCTGGTCAGGGAGCCTCGCCTGATTTTGCTGGACGAACCGGTGAACTCGCTGGATCTGCAAAAACAGCTGGAGTTGTGCCGCCTGCTGCAGGATATTGCGACTTCACGCAGCGTTGATATTGTGATGGTCCTTCATGATATCAATCTGGCGGCCCGCTACGGGCATCACCTGGTCGTGTTTGACAAAAATGGCGATTTGCACAGCAGCGGCAGCCCGCAGGAAGTAGTGACCGAAGCGATGCTCAGACAGGTTTACGGGGTTAAAGCGCTGGTCAGCAATGACGCTGAAGGCATACCCATGGTTGTTCCTGTCAGTTCAACCAGAAACTGAGCAACACAATTTCATTTGCCGGTATCTGGCTCAGGTATCCCCTGGCAGAACTGGTTACCCTTTTTTTTGCCGTTCTGTTTATGCGGAAAAGCTATAAATCAAGGGAAAGGGGCTTGACTTCTCGCCCCGGGCAGGATAGATCCGTATTGTTCTCAGGGCGGGGTGGAACTCCCCACCGGCGGTAACCTGTATCTGAACAGGGAGCCCGCGAGCGCCCTGCCCGTTATGGGCGGGGGTCAGCAGATCTGGTGAAACGCCAGAGCCGACGGTCACAGTCCGGATGGAAGAGAATAAGGTCTTTCAGGGACAGGTATGTCCATGCCCCTGCCTGCCCGGCTTTTCTGCTTGCCCTGATTCATATTAATTGATTTACAACAAAGGAGTTTCATCATGAATCAGCATCTGTTAACCCCGTTTGGTAATCCGGTCCAGCGTGTCGCTGCAGGCATCAAGGCGGTCCAAGAGGGCCGCGGCGTTCTGGTGGCCGATGACGAAGACAGGGAAAACGAAACCGACCTCATTTTTCCCGCCCATTCCCTGACCTGCCAACAGATGGCCCTGCTCATCCGGGAATGCAGCGGTATTGTTTGTTTATGCCTGACGCCGGAAAAAGTGTCCCAACTGGATTTGCCGCCCATGGTAAAAGACAACTCCAGCCCTTACGGGACCGCCTTTACGGTGAGTATTGAGGCAGCCTGCGGGGTGACCACCGGCGTCTCTGCCCAGGACCGGGTGACCACGGTCCTGGCCGCCATCGCAGACAAGGCTGTGCCAAAGGACCTGAACCGGCCCGGCCACGTTTTTCCGCTCCGGGCCAGACCCGGCGGGGTCCTGGAACGGGCCGGCCACACCGAGGCCACCGTGGACCTCATGGCCCTGGCCGAACTGCCCCCCTTTGGGGTGCTCTGCGAGGTGACCCGTGCGGATGGCAC
Above is a window of Desulfotignum balticum DSM 7044 DNA encoding:
- a CDS encoding TonB-dependent receptor plug domain-containing protein produces the protein MKKHRMNSKLAVLIALPMIIFGTTSMAADSELNEESNITYKEEITVTAKRVAPAIQLEPEKTTIDIGSFQSVGPATSVIDVLQTQPTIDFRGESSLDPGVDSIFLRGFDSKRFVTAIDGLTVQRTGGRKSSNIVDYGALPTFLFDRIEILPGPHTALFDSRAIGGVINMKMKQPEARESFKPDVTFSSSYGSYDTMQNVVSARGALHNLTYDVGYRLYSTDGYLRHSETEIETTYGRLGYLLPGDGFVTLSASMTETERDVAVNNPGTLFGDYDNDYPDVDGSVFDVYQDPTWDGDSYNYRLDFNQPTSYGTITFNAYAGKDNRKRLYYETVGATELSRMDTDWWQKGGKLQNEYTWRNDQVTTFGYDMVWLSDNGGVNDEKIERVKKLAGFAQHKFTIAEVFDMTFGIRHEDVSTKIFNDLDGKFYIPGRGYYIDRDFSAWVPKSLTTWRMDHLSPAFRDTSLSLGISRIWRAPDYHGDYNPQGRPAGAWLEPEDGIGYDLIFNRRLAGDIQLKSNFSFYNIENFIASNRTYSKYSGGSAGANRFSDYKINLEEVYRYGFDLELGGHIIDTLSFYLAYSWQDFENQGDEPAGQEELDQRAEHRIKTGLRYSPWERTTFMIDYQYQSDEVTEVSEEIANDVWNFREVQIDAYQTVDLAVEQILFQQKGILRDMKLKLYIQNLFDETYCDTSGYPATDMTFGVNLSFRL
- a CDS encoding ABC transporter ATP-binding protein, translated to MLKLQQLGFAYKRGKTSHSVFSDLNHTFTHGINVILGPNGAGKTTLLQSIFGLLPYKGTIYYGEKNVTAMQQEEIIRLMSYLPQMDIETSMLSVLEMVLLGRLPGLGYKVKDEDLSVVMDTLRTLNIVSLAERNFSELSGGQKKMVFIAQTLVREPRLILLDEPVNSLDLQKQLELCRLLQDIATSRSVDIVMVLHDINLAARYGHHLVVFDKNGDLHSSGSPQEVVTEAMLRQVYGVKALVSNDAEGIPMVVPVSSTRN
- the ribB gene encoding 3,4-dihydroxy-2-butanone-4-phosphate synthase gives rise to the protein MNQHLLTPFGNPVQRVAAGIKAVQEGRGVLVADDEDRENETDLIFPAHSLTCQQMALLIRECSGIVCLCLTPEKVSQLDLPPMVKDNSSPYGTAFTVSIEAACGVTTGVSAQDRVTTVLAAIADKAVPKDLNRPGHVFPLRARPGGVLERAGHTEATVDLMALAELPPFGVLCEVTRADGTMTRLPEAIEFGRRHGFPVLTVQDLIQYRSSLALKAS
- a CDS encoding FecCD family ABC transporter permease codes for the protein MNRSNPFSKAIEADRKIYRHMIRKRTALTAALFALTIILVLVNISLGSTDISLSKIITILFTGKGDGHTPMIVLDIRLPMALMALAVGACLGLGGCEIQTILRNPIASPYTLGITHAASFGAALGLILDANVLNVSEAVMVTSNAFFFALLASVLVYAFSLRSGSSKTSIILFGIALNFMFAALTMVLQYVADDEDLQSLVFWNMGSMLKTTWVKFWLVFIVLILCSVVLYKNAWKLTAMSLDDTKARSLGVNTHKIRRMVILLTSLLTAFATCFVGSIGFVGIIAPHIARYLVGEDQRFLLPLSGLVGALVVSFAFVVSKVVIPGVILPIGLVTAIIGIPIFLSIIFNKMRIM